In Hippoglossus stenolepis isolate QCI-W04-F060 chromosome 21, HSTE1.2, whole genome shotgun sequence, one DNA window encodes the following:
- the LOC118100936 gene encoding palmitoyltransferase ZDHHC23-A-like, producing the protein MKWEKLKPLEPDDPMCCCECDIYQYGCCCDCEDLDEAFNRWLRHKPPHSRCHSPVLGALIDNLEISMIPALVLLPLLLRAAALHHLLGIIILTALPSLVLWYYYATHRKRRRTLFFLTLALFSLAYMYYLFITEILPRGDVSHLQLCTVTAGMILTIGSLIHTKRGPGFHTTSYHSQSEEVNKDSTHLNGSIQSAASSSSPPALTEKWSRCSVCKTMRPPQAGHCRTCESCVKRLDHHCVWWVGFDIITSLYFFELYIHTTS; encoded by the exons atgaaatgggagaagttaaagcctctggagccagatgatcccatgtgctgctgcgagtgtgatatctaccagtacggatgctgctgtgactgtgaagatctggacgaggcctttaacag gtggctgagacacaaaccccCTCACAGCAGATGTCACTCTCCTGTTCTCGGGGCCCTGATTGACAACTTGGAGATCTCCATGATCCcggccctggtgctgctgcctctgctgctccgggcCGCAGCGCTGCACCACCTGCTGGGCATCATCATCCTGACAGCTCTGCCCAGCCTGGTCCTCTGGTACTACTACGCCACGCACCGCAAGAGGAGAcgcaccctcttcttcctcactctggcgctgttctctctggcctacatgtattacctcttcatcacagagattctACCGCGTGGGGACGTCAgccatctgcagctgtgcactgtgactgCTGGGATGATCCTCACCATCGGatctctcattcacaccaagAGAGGCCCAGGGTTTCACACCACCTCCTATCacagccagagtgaggaggttaacaaggactctacacatcttaatggatccatccaatcagcggcctcctcctcctctcctcctgccctgacagaaaagtggagcagatgctctgtgtgcaaaacaatgcgACCCCCGCAGGCCGGACACTGTCGAACCTGTGAATCCTGCGTCAAGCGTCTGgaccaccactgtgtctggtgggttggatttgatattataacatctttatacttctttgaattgtacattcacaccacatcatga